The stretch of DNA CATCGGCGGCCTCCTGCATCAATCGCTGTCCAAACTGCCGACCCATCTCCACGCGCTGGCGTTCGTTCAACAACGCGAGACTTTGCGTCGGCGTGCTGGTGCGGGAACGCTGCACACAACTGCTTTCGCGACTGGGCGCGTCAAAGAGCGTCATCATCGGGTGCGGGCTGGTGCGTTTCCAGTAGACGTACAAACTGCGCCGGTACTGGCGGGCGTCCTTGTCCGACACATAACTCTTGGTGTTGCTGGCCGGATGCATCAGAGCTTTCCAGAGGCCACTCGGCTGGTACGGCTTTACGCCTTCGCCGCCCATAGTGTCATCGAGCAATCCGCTTGCCCACAGGGCCACATCGCGCAGGGCCTCGGCGTCCAGTCGATGCGCCGGCCCACGCGCCCACAGGCGGTTTTCCGGGTCCTTCACCGGCGGCCGATGCGCAGAGCTTTGCTTGAACGTGCGACTGGTCACCATCAGCTTAAGCATGCCTTTAAGATCCCACTTGCGATCCTGCAAATCCACCGCCAACCAATCGAGCAGCTCCGGATGCGTCGGCTGTTCGCCCTGCAATCCGAAATCCGCCGGCGTACGCACCAGCCCCTGACCGAAGGTGCGCTGCCAAATGCGGTTGACCAACACGCGCGAGACCAGCGGATGGCCGCGCGCGGTCAGCCATTGCGCCAAGCCGAGCCGGTTGCGCGGAGCGTCCTCGGGCAGCACCCCCATCACCGCAAACACATCCGGCTGCAGCGGTTCGCCCTTCGGCAGATTGTATTCCCCGCGATCCAGCAGCTGGGTCACCCGCGGCTTGGGCAAATCCCGCGCAACGAGCGTGGGTTTGAAGGTCTTTTTGAATTCCTCCAACTCCTTGGCCGCCGCGTCGCCTTGTTTCACCAGCGCCTCCCAGCGATCCCACGCCGCCACATCGGCCGGTGCCTTGACGGTGGGCCCGTACTCGTACCGGTTGCCGTCCATCGACGGCTCGGCGGTGCTGTTGAAGAACGCCATCATCTGGTAATATTCCACCTGCGGAATCGGATCGTACTTGTGCGTGTGACAGCGCGCGCACACGAGGCTCATCCCCAGCAGCGACGTGCCCAGCGTTTCCACGCGGTCAAAATTATTCTTCGCCTGAAACTCCGCCGGAATGGCGCCGCCCTCAGCCGTGGTGGGGTTCATGCGCACAAACCCAGTCGCCACCTGCTGCTCCAGCGTTGGCTCGGGCAAGAGATCGCCGGCCAGTTGCCAGATAAGAAATTCATCGAGCGGTTGATTACGGTTAAAGGCGCGCACCACCCAATCGCGGTAGGGATAAATGCCGCGCTTGTTGTCCAAATGCAGCCCGTGCGTGTCGCCGTAGCGCACGGCGTCCAGCCAGTACCGCGCCTGATGCTCGCCATACCGCGGACTGACCAACAAGGCATCCACCAACCGCTCGTACGCAGCCGGTTTTTTGTCGGCCAAAAACTGTTTCAACAATGCCGGCTCCGGCGGCAGGCCGGTCAGCACCAAGGCCGCTCGTCGCGCCAATGTGGTCTTGTCCGCTTCCGGAGCGAAGCCGATGTCCTTGGCTTTTAATTGCCGCTCCACCAGGCCGTCGATGGCGTTTCCCTTCCAAGTGGGCCGCATTTTTTTCGGCGGCACAAAGGCCCAGTGCTTGGCGTACTGACCGCCTTCCTTCACCCATTGCGTGAGCAACGCGCGCTCGGCGGAGGTGAGCTGTTTCTCCGCGTCCTTGGGCGGCATTGGCTCCTCGGCATCGTGCAGGCGCACCAGAATCTCGCTTTCGCCAAGTTGCTTGGGATTGATGGCGGAATAGCCTCCGAGATCGCGCGTGGCGCCGGCAAACGAATCGAGCCGCACGAGGTCCTTCTTTTTGGTGTCCGGCCCGTGGCACACGAAACATTTATTGGAAAGGATGGGCAGGATCTCGCGCGAAAAATCCACCGCGAACAACTGGCACGCACAAATCAATGCAGCCAATAAAGAAACGCGTTTCATAGGGAAATCGTATCAGCCGAACTTTGAATTTCCAGCCTTATTCGCTATGCGTTTGACGCTCAATGACTGATGCGTTGTTACCCGAACAATTTCAACACCGGTTTGCCGGGGGTGATGGGGCGGGTGATGCCGGTGTTGTTTTGCGGCTCGTTGAGGGGGATGTCCAGCGCGTGGTAAATGGTGGCGGCGAGTTCTTCGGGGCGCACGGGATCGCTGGTGACGGTCGAGCCGGTCTTGTCGGACTTGCCGTACACGTGGCCGCCGGCAATGCCGCAACCGGCAATGATGGAGGAAAAACATTTCGGCCAATGCTGGCGGCCCGGGGGTTGTTGGGTGAGCACTTTTGGCGTGCGACCAAATTCACCGGTCACCACCACCAACGTGTTATCCATCATCCCGCGCTCTTTGAGATCCGTAAACAATCCGGCCAGCGCCTGATCCAGGCGCGGCAGGCAGAAGCCCATTCCGTAGGAGCCATTCCCGAAGGCGTTGCCCATCCCCATATTGCCACCGTGCATATCCCAACTGCTACTGGGCGGGCCTCGCCGATCGCTCGGGGCTTGGCCAACCCAGCCGTTCACGGTCACAAAGCGCACGCCCGCTTCCACCATACGGCGGGCCAGTAAAAGATTTTGGCCGAGCGGATGCATCCCGTAACGCTCGCGCACTTTTAACGGCTCGCGTTTGAGATCAAACGCCTCGCGCCCTTCCGGTCGCGTCATCGCGTCGTACGCTTTCTCGCGCAGATCGCTCCAGTCGGCGCCCTTGGCGTCTTTATCCAGCGCGTTACTCTCGATGCTGCCGAGAAGCTTGCGGCGTTGGGCGAGACGATCCGCATCGCCGAGATCATAAATTTTCGGCGCCGCAAAATTCGGCATCGCCGGATGATTATTCGCCGAACCCACAAATACCGGCGCATATGCCGAGCCGAGGTAACCGCCCAGCGCAAGATTCGGTGCACAAAAAACCGGGCGACCCACGCATTTAATCAGCCAAGCGTTGGAGACAATATTACGCTTGCTCGGTTTGTGCTTCGCCACGAACGAGCCGAGGTACGGCTGATCATCCGGCACCCCTTGCTGCACGCGCTTGGCCGATTGGCCGCTCAACAAATTATGCATCGCATCAAAGTGATTGCTGATCGCGCCCGGATGCGTCATCGAATTGATGAGTGTAAACTGGTCGGTAAGCTTCGCCAGCCGCGTGTGCATTTCGTTGAGACGCATCCCCGGCACTTTGGTGGAGATCGGCTGGTACGGCCCGCGATATGCCTCCGGCGCGTTGGGTTTCATATCCCAAGTATCCACGTGGCTCGGGCCGCCGCACAACAACACGAAGATGCACCTCTTCTCCGCCGACACCGCGTTGCCCGATTTATCGAGTTTATCGCTGCCCATCACCGAGCCGGGCATCCCCATGCTGGCAACGCCCAAGCCGCCCGCAACGAGGGCCTGTCGACGGTTCATTTCAAATTCGCTCATTGTGTTTTGACGCTAAAAATTCCCACTTATTCGCCAAGGCACACCACCTCGCCCGCCTTGGTGCTAAGGCACAGCTTGCCGCTCGCGATGGCGAGGCCGTCCCACATCGGCGGCGGCACGGTGCCCTTGGCGCGGTCAGACCGAGCGTGTGGGTTGCATCCGGCAATGGCGGCGGAAGCGGGCTAGGGCTTGGTCGAAACTGCGGTCGGGATAGCGCCCGAGGATGAGGTTCATGTCGAAATAGCTCGCGGCATATTCGTCGCAGAAGGAGTCGATGGCCTCGCGCGTGTAGGGGATGGCGCGGGCGTCCAGGTGGCGCATGAGTTTTTCGCGGCTGGTGTCGGTGCGGAAGAGCCGCAGGCGCCAGCGCAGTCGCAACGGCTGGAACCATGCCCGATGCGGATGAGCCGCCGCCAGCACGGTGTTGCCGCGCGCCAGCAGCTGCGCCAGCCTCGGTAATTCGCGGGCGTGGACGATGTCATCAACGACTACGAGCCCATTGTGTTGCGCGGGCAATGTCCATTGGCCGCGGCGGCCTGCCACGTGGGTCACCGGTCGGCCGGCATAGGCGGGATGATGGGCGAGCAGCCAGCCGATGGCGGTGGATTTGCCCGAGCCGCTCACGCCGTTGAAGACGACCAGCCGAACGCCTTCCAGATCGGCATCGCGCAGGTTCAGGTAATCGTCAAACTCCGTCATGCCGCCAAAAAATCCTCGTAGCGGAACAGATCCACCGGGCACACCAGTTCCTGGTCCACAAATTCTTTATGGATCAATTGCACCTCCCAATAGATTTCCAACCCGTGGCGGGAGGAGATGGTGTTGGGCGGATACAGCGCCGCGAACATGGGCTCAAACGCAATTTCGTCGTCGAAAAAACTCGAGACCGGCTGGCCGGCGGGGATGAGGCTCACCTTTTTTTCAAACAACTTCACCGCGCGCACCGGCTCCTCGAAGCTGACTGTGCGCTCCTGCGTGCCATGCCCTTCGCGGTACTGCCCCTTCTCCATGTTGCAAGCCACCACGCGCAGGATGATGTTCTCCAAGTCCACCCGCGACTTGCCCTCGATGAGTTCCGACACACGCAGGCGTGTGGAGCGGTTGATGCTGGGCAGCCTGCGGAGTTGTAAAGTCATATACTTTCCCAACTGGCGCTGCATGGCCCACCACATCACCACCGCAATCACCACGTCGACCGCCAGCGCGGCCAGAATCGGAGGCCCGCCTTCATCATCCGAGCCATCGAAGTGATAGATAATCGTATTGCTTTGGGACGCTCCCTGATCATGGATCCCCACGAGTGTGTTCGCGCCAAGGACGACCACGCCGATGACGACGATGAGGAGGGTTTGGATTTGGCTAAACCACGGCACCGCCTTCAGGTTCTTGACGAACTCGAACGCGTCATCCGGATCGATCATCCGGCTGGCATTGCCCTTGACCCGAGGTTTGTTGCCCGCCAGCTGGAGCACCACCGACTGCTCCACCTTGGTATCGAAAACCCATGCATCATCCACCACCAACTTGGCCGACACCACGATGGAAATATTCTGCCCAGAGTAGGTGTATGTGCGATGCTGGCCGATCGGAATTTTCTGCTTATGCCCGGAGCCGCTTACTCGGAATGACGTGCCAAAGAGTTCCTTCGAACCGTTCACCGGCCTCACCTCCGAGACACGGCACGTCGCCACCAGTTGCAACTTCGCCTCCTTGCCCTGCATTTTGGGATCGCGAAACGCTATGTCCACCCACACATGATCCGGATCCCTGCCGACATCGTAAGTGACCTTTAAACTTGCTCCATCCGCCATCCCGTTCTCCCGTCTTCCCAGACGTTTGCAGCCCTCCATGAGCTGAACAGGAAATACACAACATTTAATCCCGTGACAAGTTACAAAAACTCACGAATTTTGGAGCGGGCAAGGCTTCAGGAATGATTCCTGCCATGAACTCCAGCGGCCAGCCAGCGGTGGATTTCCTGTTGAAGAAACCTGCGCCAGACGCTTTCATCAAGGCGCACCATGAAAACACTTCATTCGCTCCTTGCCGTTCTTTTGTTTGCCTGTCTTTCCCCCACCTCCCAAGCCGCCCTGCGGGCCGGGGCGCACACGGCGGATGCCACGCCAACGGTTTTACCGGTGCATGTGAATGGCGGAATGCGGCAGCGGGAATTGGGCGAAGTGGGCAGCCGCATCAAAGTACGGGCAATTGTGCTGGCCGACGGCACGACGACGCTGG from Limisphaerales bacterium encodes:
- a CDS encoding PSD1 domain-containing protein, whose amino-acid sequence is MKRVSLLAALICACQLFAVDFSREILPILSNKCFVCHGPDTKKKDLVRLDSFAGATRDLGGYSAINPKQLGESEILVRLHDAEEPMPPKDAEKQLTSAERALLTQWVKEGGQYAKHWAFVPPKKMRPTWKGNAIDGLVERQLKAKDIGFAPEADKTTLARRAALVLTGLPPEPALLKQFLADKKPAAYERLVDALLVSPRYGEHQARYWLDAVRYGDTHGLHLDNKRGIYPYRDWVVRAFNRNQPLDEFLIWQLAGDLLPEPTLEQQVATGFVRMNPTTAEGGAIPAEFQAKNNFDRVETLGTSLLGMSLVCARCHTHKYDPIPQVEYYQMMAFFNSTAEPSMDGNRYEYGPTVKAPADVAAWDRWEALVKQGDAAAKELEEFKKTFKPTLVARDLPKPRVTQLLDRGEYNLPKGEPLQPDVFAVMGVLPEDAPRNRLGLAQWLTARGHPLVSRVLVNRIWQRTFGQGLVRTPADFGLQGEQPTHPELLDWLAVDLQDRKWDLKGMLKLMVTSRTFKQSSAHRPPVKDPENRLWARGPAHRLDAEALRDVALWASGLLDDTMGGEGVKPYQPSGLWKALMHPASNTKSYVSDKDARQYRRSLYVYWKRTSPHPMMTLFDAPSRESSCVQRSRTSTPTQSLALLNERQRVEMGRQFGQRLMQEAADDAGRLNRLFELVASRAPNAAERAACMGLFRKLKTRYAANAEDAKAFLSIGDSPRDEKLNAADHAAWAQVVITVLASDVAMWVY
- a CDS encoding DUF1501 domain-containing protein, with product MSEFEMNRRQALVAGGLGVASMGMPGSVMGSDKLDKSGNAVSAEKRCIFVLLCGGPSHVDTWDMKPNAPEAYRGPYQPISTKVPGMRLNEMHTRLAKLTDQFTLINSMTHPGAISNHFDAMHNLLSGQSAKRVQQGVPDDQPYLGSFVAKHKPSKRNIVSNAWLIKCVGRPVFCAPNLALGGYLGSAYAPVFVGSANNHPAMPNFAAPKIYDLGDADRLAQRRKLLGSIESNALDKDAKGADWSDLREKAYDAMTRPEGREAFDLKREPLKVRERYGMHPLGQNLLLARRMVEAGVRFVTVNGWVGQAPSDRRGPPSSSWDMHGGNMGMGNAFGNGSYGMGFCLPRLDQALAGLFTDLKERGMMDNTLVVVTGEFGRTPKVLTQQPPGRQHWPKCFSSIIAGCGIAGGHVYGKSDKTGSTVTSDPVRPEELAATIYHALDIPLNEPQNNTGITRPITPGKPVLKLFG